In Trichoderma asperellum chromosome 1, complete sequence, a single window of DNA contains:
- a CDS encoding uncharacterized protein (EggNog:ENOG41~SECRETED:SignalP(1-20)~CAZy:AA9) — protein sequence MRAYASAGLLMLGFTALANAHTTFTTLYIDRKNQGDGTCVRMPYDGETATFPIHPVTSGDMACGRNGTEPVAFICPAKKGSLLTFEFRLWPDAQKPGSIDPGHLGPCAVYLKKIDNMLTDSASGDGWFKIWEDGYNAETQKWCVDTLVENNGLLSVNLPQGLPSGYYLVRPEILALHWAAHRNDPQFYLGCAQIFLDSNIHGPLEVPKEHFATIPGYVDLDTPGLTFDIYQKDMPPYPMPGPKVFTPNSSQSEANTNPNEKPMVQTVGLVPSDCLLKSANWCGKPLAPYSDSPSCWRAVNDCFAQSKECKKSSPPVGLRNCDLWSAYCESINQLCTQNVFQGPPAFAAQEVVVPPPGELPAMWNNVFEKKEG from the exons atgaGGGCCTATGCTAGTGCTGGGCTCCTAATGCTGGGCTTCACCGCTTTGGCGAATGCCCATACTACCTTCACTACTCTCTACATCGATCGCAAGAATCAAGGAGATGGCACTTGTGTTCGTATGCCGTACGATGGAGAGACAGCCACCTTCCCTATACACCCTGTTACCTCTGGTGACATGGCTTGTG GCCGCAATGGCACCGAGCCGGTTGCGTTTATCTGCCCTGCAAAGAAAGGGTCACTGCTCACCTTTGAATTCCGCCTTTGGCCTGATGCTCAGAAGCCAGGCAGCATTGATCCGGGCCACCTGGGTCCCTGCGCCGTCTATCTGAAGAAGATTGACAACATGTTGACTGACAGCGCCTCGGGTGATGGGTGGTTCAAGATATGGGAAGACGGCTACAACGCGGAGACGCAAAAGTGGTGCGTTGACACACTCGTGGAGAACAACGGTCTGCTGTCTGTAAATCTTCCTCAGGGGCTGCCGTCGGGATACTATCTCGTCCGGCCCGAGATTCTGGCTTTGCACTGGGCCGCTCATCGAAACGATCCGCAGTTCTACCTGGGCTGCGCCCAAATCTTTCTCGACAGCAACATCCACGGCCCACTGGAAGTCCCCAAGGAGCATTTTGCCACCATCCCTGGATATGTAGACCTCGACACGCCAGGCCTCACGTTTGACATCTACCAGAAAGACATGCCGCCGTACCCTATGCCTGGCCCAAAGGTATTTACCCCCAACAGCTCGCAGTCAGAGGCCAACACGAATCCCAATGAAAAACCCATGGTCCAGACCGTCGGTCTCGTTCCCTCAGACTGCCTGCTCAAGAGCGCCAACTGGTGCGGCAAGCCCCTCGCGCCGTACTCGGACAGTCCTTCGTGCTGGAGGGCCGTCAACGACTGCTTCGCGCAGAGTAAAGAGTGCAAGAAGAGCTCGCCGCCGGTTGGCCTGCGCAACTGCGACCTTTGGAGCGCGTACTGCGAGTCGATCAACCAACTGTGCACACAGAATGTGTTCCAGGGGCCGCCGGCCTTTGCTGCGCAGGAAGTGGTTGTGCCGCCGCCGGGCGAACTGCCGGCGATGTGGAACAATGTgtttgagaagaaggagggtTGA
- the HSP10 gene encoding 10 kDa heat shock protein (BUSCO:EOG092D4O5W) has product MSTVRSIRALAPLLDRVLVQRVKAETKTASGIFLPESSVEKLNEAKVLAVGPGGLDRDGKRIAMSVAVGDRVLIPQFGGSPIKSGDEEYHLFRDSEILAKINE; this is encoded by the exons ATG TCTACCGTCCGCTCCATCCGTGCTCTCGCTCCCCTCCTGGACCGCGTGCTGGTCCAGCGCGTCAAGGCCGAGACCAAGACCGCCAGCGGCATCTTCCTGCCCGAGTCCAGCGTCGAGAAGCTCAACGAGGCCAAGGTCCTTGCTGTTGGACCCGGCGGCCTGGACCGTGATGGCAAGCGTATCGCCATGAGCGTTGCTGTTGGCGACCGAGTGCTGATTCCCCAG TTCGGTGGCTCTCCCATCAAGTCTGGCGACGAAGAGTACCACCTGTTCCGTGACAGCGA AATCCTTGCCAAGATCAACGAGTAA